The following is a genomic window from Opitutus sp. GAS368.
CCGGCTTTCGCAATACCTGCCGTATTACTACCAGATGTATTTTCCGGTCGCGATCTTCACCGGCCGGCTCAACGACCCCGCCGCCGCCCTGACCGGCCTCGGCATCGAGGCCTGCTGGGTCGTGATCATCCTCGCCGTCGGCCAGCTCCTCTGGCACCGCGGCCTGCGCCTGCACACCGCCGTCGGCGGCTGACCCATGAGCCTCGTCCACTACGCCCGCATCTGGCTCACCTCCGCCCGCTACTCGATCGTGCGGACGCTGATGTTCCGCGGCGACTTCTTCATCTGGGCGCTGGTGGAGCTGTTCTGGATGTCGGTGAACCTGCTGATGATCTCGGTCATCTACCGGCACACCGATACGGTCGCCGGCTGGACCAAATACGAGATGATGCTGCTGGTCGGCACCTCGCTGCTCATCCAGCGCTACCTCATGGGCTTTTTCTGGAGCAGCATCTTCGAGATGGGCCGCAACATCCGCAGCGGCAGCTTCGACTTCTTCCTCGCGCAGCCGGGCAACGTCATGTTCATGGCCACCACCCGCAAGCTCGATCCCGACGGCCTGATGAACTCGTTCGTCGCGCTGGGCGTGGTCATCTATTCCGCCCGCCAGCTGAACCTGCACCCGGGCCTGACCGACATCGCCCTTTACGCCCTGCTGGTGGCCTGCGGCGTCATCATCCACTACAGCATGCTGGTGCTGTGCATCGCCCCGGCCTTCTGGATCACGAGCGCGCAGGGCATCGAGGGCAGTTACTTCACGCTCAGCGAATTCTCCCGCCTGCCCCGGGCCGCCTTCAAGGGCCTGGCCCAGGTCGCGTTCGTCTGGATCCTGCCCGTCGTGGTGGTCAGCAACGCCCCCGCCAGCACCCTCCTGCACGGCTTCGATCTCCGCGTCATCGGCTGGTTGCTGGGGATCACTGTCATCTGGTTCACCCTGGCCGTCATCCTTTTTCACCGCGGCCTGCGCCGCTACACGAGCGCGAGCTCCTGAGCCCATGCTGCAGAAGCTCGCCGCCCTCCAGCAACGCCTCGGCTACGAGTTCCGCTCGACGGCGCTCCTGCTGGAGGCGTTGACTCATCCGTCCTACCTGCAGGACCACCCGGCCGCCGGCCCACACAACCAGCGGCTCGAGTTCCTCGGCGACTCCGTGCTCCAGTTCATCCTGACCGACGCCCTCTTTCGCGAATTCACGGCCGAGCGCGAAGGCGTGCTCAGCCGCCGCCGCGCCGTGCTGTCCCAGGGCGGCTTTCTCACCCAGATGGCCCGCGACCTCGGGCTCGACGACGCCCTGCGCCTCAGCAAAAGCGAGGAGGACACCGGCGGCCGCGGCCGCGCCTCGATCCTCGAGGACGCCTTCGAGGCCTTGGTCGGCGCCATGTATCTCGACAGCGACCTCGCCACGACCCGAGCGCGGGTGCTGGCGTGGTATGGCCCGCTCGCCGCGCGGCTGGCCGCCACGGAGGACGCCGAGAACCCCAAGGGCCGGCTGCAGGAGCTGATCCAGCCCGTGCATGGCAACACCGCCCTGCGCTACGAGGTGACCGCCACCACCGGCCCGCGCCATGCCCGCGAATTCGCCGTCGCCGTGTTCCTGAACGACCGCCAGCTGGGCACCGGCACGGGACCGTCCAAAAAGGTTGCCGAGGAGATCGCCGCCCGCACCGCCCTGCTCACCCTGCGCCAGGAAAATCACGGAAACACGAAATAACGGCAGCGCGGAATTGCGCTGCCCGGAAAACTGGACTTCCTTCCGTCCTTCCGCGTTTCCGCGATAGTTTTGTCATCTGCCAATTCCGTTCCGCGCACCAAACTCACCGGCATTTGCCCGGCAGCGCAGACCCATGCCCTCGCGGAACTGCTCCGGCAACATCCGGCGCCGGTCTGGCTGGTCATCCACGAGGAGGCGCAAAAAAACGACGCGCTGGCGGAAGACATCGCGCTTTTTCATGCGGCCAACGCCGGCAAGGTGCCGCTGGAGATCCTGTCCTTCCCCGAGGCGCAGACCGGCGAGATGCGCGAGGCCTTCAACGCCGCCAGTGACCGGCTCGCGGTGTTGAGCCGGTTGCGCGGGCTCAGGAACGCCTCGGCCAAGTCCGGCACGCTGCTCGTGCTTACGACACCGGCCGCCTTGCTCCAGCCCGTGCCTCCCCTGGCCGACTTCGCCACTCGCGAGGCGGAACTGGTGCGCGGCGAGCACCGCTCCTTTCAGGCCCTGCTCGACCTGATCAGCTCTTTTGACTACGACAGCGAGGCGGTCTGCGAGGCCCCGGGTCAATACGCCGTGCGCGGCGGCATCGTCGACGTCTACCCCATCACCGCTCACCAACCCTACCGGCTGGATTTCTTCGGCGACACCCTCGAGGAGATCCGCACGCTCGACCCCGTCACCCAACGCTCGGGCGAATCGGTCGAGCGCGTCATTCTCACCGCGGCGCCGAAACTGCACACGTCGGGCCTGTCAGCCACCCTGTTGGATTACCTGAGCCCGGCCACCCACGCCGCGCTGCTCGAGCCCAAGGCACTGGAGGAGTTGTTCGATACGCTGGCACCGGATGCTGGTAGGGCGAATCCTCCGGATGAGCCGCGGGCTGACGGCTCGTCGGGACGACTCGCCCTACCCATCCTGGAAAAACTCCCACAGGCCGCCGCCCGCCTGTTCGGCATCAGCGACCTCGACCTGGCCAGCCGGTTGTTCGATGCGGCCGCACACGAGGAGACTTGGGACACGGAATCCCTCTCGCACCACCGCGCTTATCCCGAGGAGCGCCTGCTCGCACACGAGCGGCTGGCCGCCGAGGAGGATGCGCGCCGGCAGTTTCTCGAGAAGGTCGCCGACTGGAAGCACGCGGGCTACGCCGTGGACTTTGTCGTCTCCAAGGAGGGCGAGGAACAGCGCATCCGCGAACTCCTCGCCGAACATGCCGCCCTGAAGAAGATCAAGCCACGCTTCCTGCGCGGTTCCCTGACCGAGGGATTCCGGCTGACGCTGCGTGAAGGTAGGGCGGGCACTCCGCTGCCCGCCGGGACCGCGGCGGCGCGGAGCGGAGTCCGCGCCCTACCCACCGGACTGGTCGTCGTCAGCGAGACCGAGATCTTCGGCCGCCAACGGGCGCGCCGCACCATCGCCAAACGCGCCATTGCCGCCACCTCGGCCGTGGACCAGTTGCTCGACTTCTCCGAGCTCGTTGAGGGCGACTTCGTGGTGCACTTGCAGCATGGCATCGCGCAATACCGCGGCCTGACGAAACTCGAGACCGCCGACGGCATCCGCGAGGTCATCTCCCTGGAGTTCGATGACAAGGTCACGCTGCACGTGCCGCTGCAGGAATCGCACCTCATCAGCCGCTACGTCGGTCTGACCAAGACGAAGCCGCAGCTCGGGCGCGTCGGCTCGGGCCGCTGGGAAAAAGCCCGCCAGTCGGCCGAACGCTCGACGCTCGATCTCGCCGCCGAGTTGCTGGCCATCCAGGCCCAGCGCGAGGCGCAGCCGGGTCACGCCTTCGCCGCGGACAACGTCTGGATGCGCGAATTCGAGGCGGCCTTCCCCTTTGCCGAGACCCGCGACCAGGCCAAGGCCATCACCGACCTCAAGGCGGACATGGAACGCACGCGGCCGATGGACCGGCTGCTTTGCGGCGACGTCGGCTTCGGCAAAACCGAGGTCGCCATCCGCGGCGCGTTCAAGGCCGTCATGGGCGGCAAGCAGGTCGCCGTGCTCGTGCCGACCACCGTGCTGGCGCAGCAGCACCTAAACACCTTCCGCGAGCGCATGGCCGGCTACCCGGTGGCGGTCGAGATGCTCAGCCGCTTCCGCACCCGCAAGGAGCAGGAAGGCATCCTCGCCGCGCTGGCCGAGGGCAAGATCGACATCCTCATCGGCACGCACCGACTGGTGCAGGACGACGTGAAGTTCAAGGACCTCGGCCTCGTCATCGTGGACGAGGAACAGCGCTTCGGCGTGAAACACAAGGAGGTCTTCAAGCGCTGGCGCGCCCACGTGGACATGCTCTCGATGAGCGCCACGCCGATCCCCCGCACTCTCTACCTCGCGCTCACCGGCGCGCGCGACCTCAGCACGATCGAGACGGCGCCGGCCAACCGGCTGCCGATCCAGACCATCGTCAAGAGCTATGACGAGAAGCTGGTCGTCGAGGCCATCCAGCACGAGCTCCGCCGCGGGGGACAGGTTTTCTATCTCCACAACCGCGTCATGAGCATCGACCTCGTGGCGGCGCGCCTGCGCGACCTGTTGCCCGGCGTCACGGTCGGCGTCGGCCACGGCAAGATGGGGGCCGACGGCCTCGAGCGGATGATGACCGACTTCGTCGCCGGCCAATACCAGGTGCTCGTCTGCACCACGATCATCGAGAGCGGTCTCGACATTCCGAACTGCAACACGCTCATCATCGAAGGCGCGGACCGCTTCGGCCTCTCGCAGCTTTACCAGCTGCGCGGGCGCGTCGGCCGGTTCAAGCACCAGGCCTACGCCTACCTGCTGCTGCACCGGCACACGCGGCTGCTGGACGTCGCCCGGCAGCGGCTGAGCGCCATGCGCCAGCACAACCAGCTCGGCGCGGGGTTTCGCATCGCCATGCGCGACCTTGAGCTGCGCGGCGCCGGCAACCTGCTCGGGGCCGAACAGAGCGGCCACATCGTGGGCGTGGGCTTCGAGCTGTATTGCCAGCTGCTGCGCCAGAGCGTGGCCCGGTTGAAGGGTGAGAAGCACGCCGCGCTCGTCCGCGCCAATGTGAAACTCGACTTCGTCTTCGTCGGCGAGGGCGCCGAGTCGGAGCGCGCACGCGCCGGGGCCACCGACAGCTTCTCCGCGCTGAAGCAGACGGAACGCATCGAGGGCGAGATCGACCGGATCCAGGCGCGCCTGCCGGCGGGCTATATCGGCGAGACGCGGCTGCGCATCGACTTTTACCGCCGGCTGGCCCTGGCCGAGAATCCCAAGCAGGTGAAGGAGCTCGAGGCCGAGTTGCGCGACCGGTTCGGCAAGTTCACCGAGCCCGTGAAGGCCCTGTTGCTGGTCACGGAAATCCGGGTGCGGGCGGAACAAAAGGGCGTTTTGTCAGTCGAGACGCAAGGCAGCCGGCTGAAATGCCTCCGCAATTCGGGCCGGCGCGACGATTTCATCCAATTGAGCAGCCGCTTTCCCCGCTTGACCGCACCCACCCCCCTTGCAAGGTTGAGGGAAATAATTATTTTCCTGCAGAATCTACCCACTCCATGAGTCTTCGACGCCCCCGCGTTCTATCCACATCCCTGCTTGCTTGCGCCGGCCTTTTCCTAGGCCTGATCGCCGCCCGTGGCCAGATCGCCCAGACGCCGCCGGATAGTCTTAACATGCGCTACGCCAACGGCATAGTGGCCATTGCGGAGGATCATATCATCACAGTGGACGACATCCGGCGCGAAATCGGCCCGCTGGTCCCCGAGATCCAGAAACAGAGCCGCAGCGAGAAGGAATTCAACGAGAAGCTGGAGGCCCTGCAGGAGGACGTCGTTCAGAACCTCATCGACCGCGTCCTGATCATCAAGGATTTCCATTCGGACGAGAAGCGCCAGGTCCCGGCCAGCTACGTGGACAACGCCGTGTCCGAGACCATCATCACCCAGTTCGACGGCGACCGCAGCAAATACCTCGCCTACCTCCGTTCCCGCGGCATCTCGCAGAAGGACTACCGCAAGGAGCAGGAGGATGACATGATCTACGGCTATATGCGCCAGCAGAAGGCCAAGTCGGCCAGCACCATCAGCCCGGTGAAGATCGAGGCCTTCTACGCCGAGAACAAGGACCGCTTCTATCAGGAAGACAGCGTGCAGCTCCGCCTCATCCAGGTCACCCGCGCCGCCGGTGACTCGGACGATGTGCTCCGCAACAAGGCCAACACCATCGTCTCCGAGCTGGCCGCCGGCGCGGATTTCGGCGACGTCGCCCGCAAATACAGCCAGGACTCACGCAAGGGCAAGGGCGGCGACTGGGGCTGGCAGCGCCGCTCCGACCTGCGCAAGGAATTCAGTGATGTGATCTTCAACCTGGAGAAGGGCCAGCGCAGCGAGCCGCTCATCATGCCCGAGGGCGCGTTCATCTTCTTCGCCGAGGACCGCAAGCACGCCGGTATTCTTCCCCTCGACGAGGTCCGCCCTGATATCGAGAAAGCGCTCGTCCAGCAGGGTTCCCGGCAAGCCACCGAGCGCTGGCTCGAGAAGCTCCGACGCAACGCCTACGTGAAGCACTTCTAAGTGCTCTAGCTCGCGGGCCAGCGGGCGAAGCGCCCCGGCCCATGAGCGACGAATCCTACCCACCCCTCCGCGTCAGGGATCTTGCGGTCACCGACCGGCCGCAGGAACGCTTGGAGCGACTCGGCCCGGCCGCGCTCAGTGACACCGAGCTGCTCGCCATGCTCCTCCGCAGCGGCAGCCGGGGGCACAACGTCATCAGCATCGCCCAGCGGCTCATCGCCGAGGCCGGCTCGCTCGCGGCCCTGATCAAGTGGAACGAGGCCGACTTTCGCCGGCTGACCGGCATCGGCCGCGTCAAGGCCCTGCAGCTGGTCACGGTCATGGAAATCGTGCGCCGCGGCCTGGCGAAGGGTGCCGAGCCGGAGGACGAGGTGCTCAACCGCCCCGAGCTCATTCACGCCCATTTCAAAGCGCAGATTGCCGGACTGGCCGTCGAAAAATTCTGGGTGCTCTGCCTGAACCGCAAGAACCGGCTCCTGAAGCAGGTCGAGGTCACCTCCGGCACGGCCACCAGCTCGCTCGCCCACCCGCGCGAGGTCTTCCGCGAGGCCATCCGGCAGGGCGCCACGGCCGTCGTCTGCGTCCACAACCACCCCAGTGGCGATCCGGCTCCCAGCGCCGCCGACGTGCAGGTGACCCGCCAGCTCCGCGATGCCGCCAAGGCCGTCGACATCGAGCTGCTCGACCACGTGATCGTCGGCCGGTCCGGCGCCGATCCACAAGGGCGCGGCTACTACAGCTTCCGGGAAGCCGGGGTGATCTGACAGCCCCCGCAGGCGAGGTCGCCTGCACTCCATTCAGATCGCCACTGGAGCCACGGCGACCTCGCCGTGGAATGGCAGACACGAAAAATCCCGCTACCCTTTCAGGCAGCGGGACTTTCGCAAATTGGTGGTGGAGACTGGAGTCGAACCAGTGAACGGCAAGAGCCGAATTGATTTACAGTCAACGTCCTTTGGCCACTTGGATACTCCACCATCAAGCAAACGAAAGGTGAAGGTATGGGGCGGTTTCGGGCTTTGCCAAGCGGTTTTTTGCAAATGTGCACGCGGTAGGGTGAGTCGTCCCGACGAGCCGCGGCTCATCCGGAGGATTCGCCCTACCTTGCTGCAACTCCGTCGCTTGCCAACCGGCCAATCACTGCAAATCTAGCCGCACGATGGAGACGCTGAGGCAATACTACGACGCCCTCTTGGAGCACCCGTTCATCAACGGCGTCCTGCCGCACCTGCTCACGGTCGTGGGCTTCCTCCTGGCTTTCTTTGCCATCGCCCGCCTGATGAGCCAGCGCAAGCAGCCGGGCAACACCTTCGCCTGGCTCTTCGCCATTGCTTTCGTGCCCTACGTCGGCGTGCCCCTCTACCTCATGTTCGGCGGCCGCAAGCTGCGGAAACTGGCGGAGAAAAAAGCCCGGCTCTATCCCACTCCCACCATCACGCCCTTTGCCACCGCGGAGCAGAATTTTGCCGCCCGCGTCTTCACGCGCAGCGGCGCCTGCCCGCCGGTCGGCGGCAACCGCGTGAGTTTCCTCACTTCCGGCGAGGAGTCCTTCGAACGGCTCGAACACAGCATCCGCCACGCCCAGCACAGCATCCACCTGATGACCTTCATCCTCGGCCGCGACGCCGTGGGCAGACGCCTCGTCAAACTCCTCGCCCAGCGCGCCAGGGAGGGCGTCAAGGTCCGGCTGCTGCTCGACGGGCTCGGCTGCTTCCTGACCAGCGGGGGTTTCTGTGATCCAATCCGGCAGGCGGGCGGCGAGGTGGTGAAGTTCATGCCGGTGATGCCGCTGCAGTCTCCCCATTCCGCCAATCTGCGCAATCACCGCAAGATCGCGATTTTCGACCACCGCGTGGCCGCGCTGGGCGGCCGCAACCTCGCCGTCGAATACATGGGGCCCACACCGCTGAAGCGCCGCTGGCGCGACCTCGGCGGGGTCGTCGAAGGCCCGGCGGTGCGCCTGCTGGACGAGATCTTCCTCTCCGACTGGGCCTTTGCCAGCGGCCAGCCGCTCGCCGAGCTGCAAAAGGAACTGCCCGCGGAAGCGCCCGCGGCGGCCGGCGACAGCGAGGTGCAGATCGTGGCCAGCGGCCCCGACGTGGCCGGCGACCCGCTCTACGAGGGCATCCTCTCCCTCGTGCAGCAGGCCGAGCGCAGCGTGTGGATCGTCACGCCTTATTTCATCCCCGATGAAGTGCTGTTCCGCTCGCTGCTGGTGCAGGCGCGCGCCGGCGTCGACATCCGCCTCGTCGTGCCGGCCAAGTCCAACCACCCCGTCACCGATCTCGCCCGCCGCTATTACCTGCGCGGCCTGCAGGCCGCGGGCGTCAAGGTGCTGTTCTACGGCCCGGGGATGAACCACGCGAAAATGCTGCTCGTCGACGGGCAGACCGGGCTCTTCGGCTCCGCCAACATGGACCTGCGCAGCCTATTCCTGAACTTCGAGGTCGGGGCCATCACCTACTCGCCCGCCGACGCCGAGGCGATCGGCCGGTGGATGAAGGACATCTTCGCCCATGCGAAGCCCATGCCCGAGCCGCGTCCCGGGCGCCGCCTGATTCCGACCATCGCCGAGGAAATCGCCCGGCTGCTGGCGCCTCTGCTGTGAACAATGCATTCCCGCGGATAACGCGGATCAACGCGGATTGATCCGAATCGTTTCATCCGCGTTCATCTGCGGAGAATCCCCTGGTCTCCCGGCTTCCGAATAGACCCAATAAAAAGGGCGGGATCAGCGATCCCGCCCTACAATTGCAATCTGCTGAATCCTCAAGCCGCGGCGGCGGCGTGTTCCAGCAAATGCAGCGCCTGGCGCAATTCGTGGCGCATCTCGGCGAGCGCGGCGCGCGCGTCGTCAATCTGGTGCAAGGCGCGCTCGGCGTAGGCGGCCTTCTTCTCGGCATACTCGGCCTTCATCGCCCCGGCTTTCTCGGCATACTGCGCCTTCAGGGCGGTCCAGCGTTCGCCGAGCTCGTGCAGCTTGGCGTCCGAGGCCTGCAGCAGCGCGTGGAGGCGGGCATTGGCGCCGACCTTCGGGCAGGCCAGGTGTTCGCCGAGGCGGCGGCGGGCATCGGCCAGCTGCGCGAGCAGAATCTTGTCCTCCGGCACCCGGCGCAGGCCGCCCACGAGGCGGACCTTCTCGAGGGTCCAGATGGTCCACTTGGTCGGGTCCCACTGCCACCACTTCACGCCGTTGCGGTAGTCGTGCTGGAACTCATGGTGATAGTTGTGGTAGCCCTCGCCGAAGGTGAAGATCGCCATGAACCAGCTGTCGCGGGCGCTACACTTGTTCGAGTAGGGTTGGTCGCCGACCGTGTGGCAGAGCGAATTGATGAAGAAGGTCATGTGCTGCACCGCGACCACGCGGGCGACACCGGCCAGCAGGAATCCGCCGAGTGCCCCCGCCGCGCCGCCATGCCAGTAGCCCAGCAAGGCGGGCAGCACGAAACCGGCCACCACGGCGATCAGCACATAGAACCGGTCCTGCCAGATCACCAGCGGGTCCTTGCGGAGGTCCGCGACGTTGTCCCACGGCGGCTCGGGATTGATCTTGAAGAGGATCCAGCCGATGTGGGCGTGGAAAAAGCCCTTCGAAATGTCGTAGGGATCATCGTCGTGGTCCACGTGCTTGTGGTGCCGGCGATGGTCGGAAACCCAGGCGAGCGCGCAATTCTCGAAGGCGGCGGCGCCGAAGATCAGCGTGACCAGCCGCACCGGCCACCTGGCCTGGAAGGCCATGTGGGCGAACAGACGGTGGTAGCCGAGCGTGATGCTCAGGCCGGTCGCGATGAAAAACAGGAAGAACATCGCGACTTGGAACCCATCGACGCCGTAGTGCCAGAGGTAGAGCGGCACGCCGGTGAGGGTCACAATCGTCGTGCCGATAAGGAACGAGCTGTTGGTCCAGTTGATGCGGTCAAACGGAAGGCGAAGTTTCACGCCAGTGAAGGTGTGCAACCGGGCGCCGGGGGCGAGCGCAAATCCGCGGTATATTTCTGACCGTCAGAACCTATTTTTGAACGCCCCGGGGGCGCAAAGGCCTTGGCCGCAGCAGCTCAGCCGTCCACCCGGGCGAGCCGGCCGCCCACCGGCCAGACGATACGGCGCCGGTCCCCGCCCCAGGCCTTGCTGAGTTCGGGTTCGAACGCCGTCACCGGATCGGTGCCGTGGGCCTTGATGTAGCGGGCGACCGCCGACCAGGTGCGCAGGTAGGTGGCGAATTCCTCCGCGGTCCAATCGACCTCCAGGTTGAGCTTCGGCAGGGGGATCTCCGGGAATGGAAACTCGAGCAGTCGGTAGCTCGTTTCCGCGTGCTTGCGCTCAGGCGGCCAGTAGGGACCGACGGTGCCGTTGTAGAACCGCTCCACCAGGGCGTCCACCGTGGGCTCGATGGTCCACAGGCCGTAATTCCAGATCGCCAGCAACCCGCCCGGGCGCAACACGCGGCGCACCTCCGGGTAAAAGATCTTCAGGTCGAACCAATGCGCCGCCTGGGCGGCCGTCACGATGTCCGCCGAACCGTCCGCGATACCCGGCGCCAGCTCCGCGCTCTGCACATAGCGCACCCGCGGGTGCGCGACCGCCTGGGCCAGTTGCGCGGCGCTGGGCTCCGTCGCGACGACCCGCTCGAAGTGCGCGGCCAGCGCCACGGCGGCCTGGCCGTTGCCCGAACCGCAATCCCAGGCGAGCGCCGTGCCGGGCGCCAGCCGGGCCAGCTCCGCGAACAACGCC
Proteins encoded in this region:
- a CDS encoding ABC-2 family transporter protein, encoding MSLVHYARIWLTSARYSIVRTLMFRGDFFIWALVELFWMSVNLLMISVIYRHTDTVAGWTKYEMMLLVGTSLLIQRYLMGFFWSSIFEMGRNIRSGSFDFFLAQPGNVMFMATTRKLDPDGLMNSFVALGVVIYSARQLNLHPGLTDIALYALLVACGVIIHYSMLVLCIAPAFWITSAQGIEGSYFTLSEFSRLPRAAFKGLAQVAFVWILPVVVVSNAPASTLLHGFDLRVIGWLLGITVIWFTLAVILFHRGLRRYTSASS
- the rnc gene encoding ribonuclease III; the encoded protein is MLQKLAALQQRLGYEFRSTALLLEALTHPSYLQDHPAAGPHNQRLEFLGDSVLQFILTDALFREFTAEREGVLSRRRAVLSQGGFLTQMARDLGLDDALRLSKSEEDTGGRGRASILEDAFEALVGAMYLDSDLATTRARVLAWYGPLAARLAATEDAENPKGRLQELIQPVHGNTALRYEVTATTGPRHAREFAVAVFLNDRQLGTGTGPSKKVAEEIAARTALLTLRQENHGNTK
- the mfd gene encoding transcription-repair coupling factor, with the protein product MSSANSVPRTKLTGICPAAQTHALAELLRQHPAPVWLVIHEEAQKNDALAEDIALFHAANAGKVPLEILSFPEAQTGEMREAFNAASDRLAVLSRLRGLRNASAKSGTLLVLTTPAALLQPVPPLADFATREAELVRGEHRSFQALLDLISSFDYDSEAVCEAPGQYAVRGGIVDVYPITAHQPYRLDFFGDTLEEIRTLDPVTQRSGESVERVILTAAPKLHTSGLSATLLDYLSPATHAALLEPKALEELFDTLAPDAGRANPPDEPRADGSSGRLALPILEKLPQAAARLFGISDLDLASRLFDAAAHEETWDTESLSHHRAYPEERLLAHERLAAEEDARRQFLEKVADWKHAGYAVDFVVSKEGEEQRIRELLAEHAALKKIKPRFLRGSLTEGFRLTLREGRAGTPLPAGTAAARSGVRALPTGLVVVSETEIFGRQRARRTIAKRAIAATSAVDQLLDFSELVEGDFVVHLQHGIAQYRGLTKLETADGIREVISLEFDDKVTLHVPLQESHLISRYVGLTKTKPQLGRVGSGRWEKARQSAERSTLDLAAELLAIQAQREAQPGHAFAADNVWMREFEAAFPFAETRDQAKAITDLKADMERTRPMDRLLCGDVGFGKTEVAIRGAFKAVMGGKQVAVLVPTTVLAQQHLNTFRERMAGYPVAVEMLSRFRTRKEQEGILAALAEGKIDILIGTHRLVQDDVKFKDLGLVIVDEEQRFGVKHKEVFKRWRAHVDMLSMSATPIPRTLYLALTGARDLSTIETAPANRLPIQTIVKSYDEKLVVEAIQHELRRGGQVFYLHNRVMSIDLVAARLRDLLPGVTVGVGHGKMGADGLERMMTDFVAGQYQVLVCTTIIESGLDIPNCNTLIIEGADRFGLSQLYQLRGRVGRFKHQAYAYLLLHRHTRLLDVARQRLSAMRQHNQLGAGFRIAMRDLELRGAGNLLGAEQSGHIVGVGFELYCQLLRQSVARLKGEKHAALVRANVKLDFVFVGEGAESERARAGATDSFSALKQTERIEGEIDRIQARLPAGYIGETRLRIDFYRRLALAENPKQVKELEAELRDRFGKFTEPVKALLLVTEIRVRAEQKGVLSVETQGSRLKCLRNSGRRDDFIQLSSRFPRLTAPTPLARLREIIIFLQNLPTP
- a CDS encoding peptidyl-prolyl cis-trans isomerase, yielding MRYANGIVAIAEDHIITVDDIRREIGPLVPEIQKQSRSEKEFNEKLEALQEDVVQNLIDRVLIIKDFHSDEKRQVPASYVDNAVSETIITQFDGDRSKYLAYLRSRGISQKDYRKEQEDDMIYGYMRQQKAKSASTISPVKIEAFYAENKDRFYQEDSVQLRLIQVTRAAGDSDDVLRNKANTIVSELAAGADFGDVARKYSQDSRKGKGGDWGWQRRSDLRKEFSDVIFNLEKGQRSEPLIMPEGAFIFFAEDRKHAGILPLDEVRPDIEKALVQQGSRQATERWLEKLRRNAYVKHF
- the radC gene encoding DNA repair protein RadC, with translation MSDESYPPLRVRDLAVTDRPQERLERLGPAALSDTELLAMLLRSGSRGHNVISIAQRLIAEAGSLAALIKWNEADFRRLTGIGRVKALQLVTVMEIVRRGLAKGAEPEDEVLNRPELIHAHFKAQIAGLAVEKFWVLCLNRKNRLLKQVEVTSGTATSSLAHPREVFREAIRQGATAVVCVHNHPSGDPAPSAADVQVTRQLRDAAKAVDIELLDHVIVGRSGADPQGRGYYSFREAGVI
- the cls gene encoding cardiolipin synthase; its protein translation is METLRQYYDALLEHPFINGVLPHLLTVVGFLLAFFAIARLMSQRKQPGNTFAWLFAIAFVPYVGVPLYLMFGGRKLRKLAEKKARLYPTPTITPFATAEQNFAARVFTRSGACPPVGGNRVSFLTSGEESFERLEHSIRHAQHSIHLMTFILGRDAVGRRLVKLLAQRAREGVKVRLLLDGLGCFLTSGGFCDPIRQAGGEVVKFMPVMPLQSPHSANLRNHRKIAIFDHRVAALGGRNLAVEYMGPTPLKRRWRDLGGVVEGPAVRLLDEIFLSDWAFASGQPLAELQKELPAEAPAAAGDSEVQIVASGPDVAGDPLYEGILSLVQQAERSVWIVTPYFIPDEVLFRSLLVQARAGVDIRLVVPAKSNHPVTDLARRYYLRGLQAAGVKVLFYGPGMNHAKMLLVDGQTGLFGSANMDLRSLFLNFEVGAITYSPADAEAIGRWMKDIFAHAKPMPEPRPGRRLIPTIAEEIARLLAPLL
- a CDS encoding fatty acid desaturase yields the protein MKLRLPFDRINWTNSSFLIGTTIVTLTGVPLYLWHYGVDGFQVAMFFLFFIATGLSITLGYHRLFAHMAFQARWPVRLVTLIFGAAAFENCALAWVSDHRRHHKHVDHDDDPYDISKGFFHAHIGWILFKINPEPPWDNVADLRKDPLVIWQDRFYVLIAVVAGFVLPALLGYWHGGAAGALGGFLLAGVARVVAVQHMTFFINSLCHTVGDQPYSNKCSARDSWFMAIFTFGEGYHNYHHEFQHDYRNGVKWWQWDPTKWTIWTLEKVRLVGGLRRVPEDKILLAQLADARRRLGEHLACPKVGANARLHALLQASDAKLHELGERWTALKAQYAEKAGAMKAEYAEKKAAYAERALHQIDDARAALAEMRHELRQALHLLEHAAAAA
- a CDS encoding class I SAM-dependent methyltransferase; translation: MSFKDHFSTQAATYAKARPTYPPALFAELARLAPGTALAWDCGSGNGQAAVALAAHFERVVATEPSAAQLAQAVAHPRVRYVQSAELAPGIADGSADIVTAAQAAHWFDLKIFYPEVRRVLRPGGLLAIWNYGLWTIEPTVDALVERFYNGTVGPYWPPERKHAETSYRLLEFPFPEIPLPKLNLEVDWTAEEFATYLRTWSAVARYIKAHGTDPVTAFEPELSKAWGGDRRRIVWPVGGRLARVDG